A section of the Rossellomorea marisflavi genome encodes:
- a CDS encoding polynucleotide kinase-phosphatase yields MMKIMIPHAGIVLLIGPSNSGKSTLLRGLVEQDTLVPSEIVSSDEFRKLVGDVEFIDWKDRPKEEADTLFETYQQISKEAFGMMDAVIGARCRMNKLTFVDATHLHPDDRKRYIAMAKENHVPIVALILDTDQDELLERDLHRDNPRGKRRIKQQYQVFKREKRFVKKEGYRFVYTVRPSDSVEWIRGGNSLELDVAKGVDIIGDVHGCFDELIDLLVKLGYEENEDGLYIHPDGRTFLSLGDIMSRGPKSFETMTFFHTHVERGLAHMIDSNHGWKIARYLGGRNVTLSHGDEWIAETLERYEAEHGEEAANELKETWRSFLLRAPSHLVLKQNEVPVAVCVHAGIKDEFIGKESHAISDFCRYGDTDGFHEDGRPVRKDWTVHHHNSLLILWGHDPKPRPLMMNNTLNIDQGAVFGGELTAYRYPERTLLSVKGKTDYSGSDSNPLEELEKKRLNPPNIARFLNGYSVETETYGEVAIPKAQIIPTIDAISHYTVPVEELIYIPPTMSPTPKASTVDGFLEHPQDAIDYYRSLGINRMVAEKKHMGSRGIVLLFKDEEAGKRVIGRRTLGVMYTRTGRRFFQEKVEDRVLHILHEDLVKGGYFSRYETEYVLLDAEIMPWNLKAKELIHRQYAHVSEQALMDRGRLTEKLAAALGEHEGISAWLTEYEEKLHHAGVFKDVYETYCWDVESLDDIQIAPFHVLAHSGETFFDQTHTWHMEKNREFARLSHLFVETEFKVIDDEASEQDVIDWWLKMTADGHEGIVIKPETFLTRSKGKLVQPAIKVRGQKYLHIIYGMDYSEPENLDRLRKRNVSKKQKLALRQFALGLEGIRRFVDGESLERIHECALGTLASNADPVDPRL; encoded by the coding sequence ATGATGAAGATCATGATCCCACATGCCGGCATCGTCCTTCTCATAGGGCCATCCAATAGCGGCAAGTCGACGCTCCTTCGCGGACTGGTCGAGCAGGACACCCTAGTACCCTCCGAGATCGTGAGCTCCGATGAGTTCAGGAAGCTCGTCGGAGACGTGGAATTCATCGACTGGAAGGACAGGCCGAAGGAAGAAGCCGATACGCTATTTGAAACGTACCAGCAGATCTCCAAGGAAGCGTTCGGGATGATGGATGCCGTGATCGGGGCACGCTGCCGCATGAACAAGCTGACGTTCGTCGATGCCACCCATCTGCATCCCGATGACCGGAAGCGGTATATCGCCATGGCAAAAGAGAACCACGTTCCCATCGTGGCCCTTATCCTCGACACGGATCAGGACGAACTCCTTGAGCGCGATCTCCACCGGGACAACCCCCGGGGGAAACGGCGCATCAAGCAGCAGTACCAGGTTTTCAAGAGGGAAAAGCGCTTCGTGAAGAAAGAAGGCTACCGCTTTGTCTATACGGTCCGTCCTTCTGATTCCGTCGAGTGGATCAGGGGAGGTAATTCCTTGGAACTTGATGTAGCAAAGGGGGTCGATATCATCGGAGACGTCCACGGTTGCTTTGATGAACTAATTGACCTTCTTGTGAAACTGGGCTATGAGGAAAATGAAGACGGACTCTATATCCATCCAGACGGGCGCACATTCCTTTCCCTCGGCGACATCATGAGCCGTGGCCCGAAGTCTTTTGAGACCATGACCTTTTTCCACACGCATGTGGAGCGGGGGCTTGCCCATATGATCGACAGCAACCATGGGTGGAAGATCGCGCGATATCTTGGCGGTCGGAACGTCACCTTGAGCCACGGAGATGAGTGGATCGCGGAAACGCTTGAGCGATACGAAGCGGAACACGGGGAAGAGGCGGCAAATGAGCTGAAAGAAACATGGCGTAGCTTCCTGTTGAGGGCCCCGTCCCATCTAGTGTTGAAGCAAAACGAAGTACCGGTCGCAGTCTGTGTCCATGCCGGCATCAAGGATGAATTCATCGGGAAGGAGTCCCATGCAATCAGTGACTTCTGCCGGTATGGTGATACCGATGGTTTCCATGAAGACGGGCGCCCGGTGAGGAAGGATTGGACCGTTCATCATCACAATAGCCTTCTGATCCTATGGGGGCATGATCCGAAACCGAGGCCCCTCATGATGAATAACACCCTGAATATTGATCAGGGTGCCGTTTTCGGAGGAGAGCTTACGGCCTACCGGTATCCTGAGCGGACGCTGTTATCGGTGAAGGGAAAAACGGACTATTCAGGCAGTGATTCAAATCCTCTCGAAGAGCTCGAGAAGAAGCGACTCAATCCGCCGAATATCGCCCGATTCCTGAACGGCTACAGCGTGGAGACGGAAACGTATGGGGAAGTGGCGATACCGAAGGCGCAGATCATCCCGACGATCGATGCCATCTCCCATTACACGGTCCCTGTCGAAGAACTCATCTACATCCCGCCGACCATGAGCCCGACGCCGAAAGCATCGACGGTCGACGGGTTCCTCGAACACCCGCAGGACGCCATCGATTACTACCGTAGTCTTGGCATCAACCGGATGGTGGCCGAGAAGAAGCATATGGGCAGCAGGGGGATCGTGCTCTTATTCAAGGATGAGGAAGCCGGGAAGCGTGTTATAGGAAGACGAACCCTAGGCGTCATGTACACGCGGACGGGTAGACGTTTCTTCCAGGAAAAGGTGGAGGATCGTGTACTTCATATCCTTCATGAAGATCTCGTGAAGGGTGGATATTTCTCACGGTACGAGACCGAGTATGTGCTCCTTGATGCCGAGATCATGCCGTGGAACCTGAAGGCGAAGGAACTGATCCATCGCCAATACGCCCACGTGTCGGAGCAGGCGCTCATGGACCGGGGGAGGCTGACGGAGAAGCTCGCAGCCGCCTTAGGTGAGCATGAAGGGATCAGCGCCTGGCTCACGGAGTATGAAGAAAAGCTTCATCATGCCGGCGTGTTCAAGGATGTGTATGAAACCTACTGCTGGGACGTCGAAAGCCTCGACGATATCCAGATCGCCCCGTTCCACGTGCTCGCCCACAGCGGGGAAACGTTCTTTGATCAGACTCATACATGGCATATGGAAAAGAACCGGGAGTTCGCACGCCTCAGTCATCTTTTCGTGGAGACGGAGTTCAAGGTGATCGACGATGAAGCATCGGAGCAGGATGTAATCGATTGGTGGCTCAAGATGACAGCGGACGGACATGAAGGCATCGTCATTAAGCCGGAAACCTTCTTAACGCGGTCGAAAGGCAAGCTCGTTCAGCCTGCCATCAAGGTGAGAGGACAGAAGTACCTCCATATCATCTACGGCATGGACTATTCGGAGCCCGAGAATCTGGACCGCCTAAGAAAACGGAATGTGTCCAAGAAACAAAAGCTTGCCCTCCGGCAGTTCGCCCTCGGCCTTGAAGGCATCAGGCGCTTCGTTGACGGAGAGAGCCTCGAACGCATACACGAGTGCGCCCTCGGCACACTGGCAAGCAATGCCGATCCGGTCGATCCGAGGTTATGA
- a CDS encoding dienelactone hydrolase family protein, translating to MAEVLMFHHVLGRTKGIEAIADQLRGAGHIVHVPDLFDGRIFSTLEDGLEFVKGIGFGEVSARGVQAANELSNDIVYAGFSLGVSAAQKLAQTRAGARGALFFHSCFPPSAFDSEWPKEVPVQIHAMNEDPFFVEDGDIDAARELVKSTIHADLFLYEGKEHLFTENCLPSYDDDATKLLIKRVINFLDEC from the coding sequence ATGGCAGAGGTTTTAATGTTCCATCATGTTTTAGGCCGAACAAAGGGAATTGAAGCAATAGCGGATCAATTGAGAGGTGCAGGACATATTGTTCATGTGCCAGATTTATTTGATGGTCGCATTTTTTCTACGCTGGAAGATGGCTTGGAATTCGTAAAGGGGATTGGATTTGGAGAAGTGTCGGCGCGCGGTGTTCAGGCGGCTAACGAACTCTCAAATGATATTGTTTATGCAGGTTTTTCATTAGGTGTCTCGGCTGCACAGAAGCTCGCTCAAACACGTGCAGGCGCAAGAGGTGCACTATTCTTTCATTCCTGCTTTCCGCCCTCGGCATTCGATTCCGAGTGGCCCAAAGAAGTACCTGTTCAAATTCACGCCATGAATGAAGATCCTTTTTTTGTTGAAGACGGCGACATTGATGCGGCCCGTGAGCTTGTTAAGTCAACTATTCACGCTGACCTTTTTTTATATGAAGGAAAGGAACATCTCTTCACCGAGAATTGTTTACCGTCTTACGATGATGACGCGACGAAGCTTCTCATCAAGCGAGTGATCAATTTTTTAGATGAATGTTAA
- a CDS encoding helix-turn-helix domain-containing protein has product MFFLEITLYIGRRLRYHRRTQDITIQELSKATGLSINFISSLERGKTNASINKVDIIVKALNIYWVDILPPRET; this is encoded by the coding sequence GTGTTCTTCTTGGAGATTACACTATATATAGGACGAAGGCTCAGATACCATCGAAGGACACAGGACATTACCATTCAAGAACTGAGCAAGGCAACCGGACTCTCAATCAACTTTATCTCGTCATTAGAAAGAGGTAAAACAAATGCCTCTATTAACAAGGTCGACATTATCGTCAAAGCCCTAAATATTTACTGGGTGGATATCTTGCCACCCAGAGAGACATAA
- a CDS encoding methyltransferase domain-containing protein produces the protein MQLTIHTADKDAKVISHLLAKNPANLYERSQNGHLVRMFFSTFREDEVEVTFFVTPDPIELSRDGSEKYDITSYINDREFSVSSIFCTFLRTALGTALNGKPKEAYTGWVDHAFPFTFEFGPLASSLSDGAIRELFEPLGFAVGIDRSEGEPAARFITLKGSTTLKQGLRQLYVLIPVLDQYKHYYIDEKEIDKIERYGKGWLDDHPKRSFILQRALRFKDVYRHVLPEEGKGKSEPAKPRLNDTRYESIIHVVKDLQTKSSVVDMGSGEGKLAARLGLVPGIEEILAVEPSEQATLKALKRFEKAESQPGFLKPTTVMGSLFYYDERLRNKDVIILCEVIEHIDEHRLPKIMETILGAYRPRTLLITTPNAEYNRVYDMGEGYRHPDHRFEWTREEFQTWCREMDHEEAYDITHQGIGDSHDTHGQPTQFAIFTRKEEA, from the coding sequence ATGCAATTGACGATCCATACGGCAGACAAGGATGCGAAAGTCATCTCCCATCTGCTTGCGAAGAACCCGGCGAACCTCTACGAGCGGAGCCAGAACGGGCATCTCGTCCGGATGTTCTTCAGCACGTTCCGGGAGGATGAGGTGGAAGTGACCTTCTTCGTGACACCCGACCCGATTGAACTGTCGAGGGACGGTTCGGAGAAGTATGACATCACTTCCTACATCAATGACCGCGAATTTTCCGTAAGCAGCATCTTCTGTACGTTCCTGCGCACGGCCCTCGGTACGGCCCTGAACGGCAAACCGAAGGAAGCCTACACGGGGTGGGTGGATCATGCCTTCCCGTTCACGTTCGAGTTCGGCCCCCTCGCATCCTCCCTGTCAGACGGGGCGATCCGCGAGCTATTCGAGCCCCTTGGATTTGCCGTGGGAATCGACCGGAGTGAAGGGGAGCCGGCCGCCCGGTTCATCACCTTGAAAGGGAGCACGACCCTGAAGCAAGGACTCAGGCAGCTTTACGTCCTCATCCCGGTCCTTGATCAGTACAAGCACTACTATATCGATGAAAAAGAAATCGACAAGATTGAGAGATACGGGAAAGGGTGGCTCGACGATCATCCTAAACGCTCCTTCATCCTCCAGCGGGCCCTCCGCTTCAAGGATGTGTACCGCCATGTTCTTCCCGAGGAAGGGAAAGGAAAGTCAGAGCCGGCCAAACCGAGGCTCAATGATACCCGGTATGAGTCGATCATCCACGTGGTCAAAGACCTCCAAACGAAATCGAGCGTGGTCGACATGGGCTCAGGGGAAGGAAAGCTGGCCGCACGCCTCGGGTTGGTTCCCGGAATAGAAGAGATCCTTGCCGTCGAGCCGTCGGAGCAGGCTACTCTTAAGGCGCTGAAGCGTTTCGAGAAAGCGGAAAGTCAGCCGGGGTTCCTGAAACCGACGACCGTGATGGGGTCGCTATTCTATTATGATGAGCGCCTTCGGAATAAGGATGTGATCATCCTGTGCGAAGTGATCGAGCATATCGATGAACACCGCCTGCCGAAGATCATGGAGACGATCCTTGGTGCCTACCGTCCACGCACCCTCCTGATCACGACACCGAACGCCGAGTACAACCGGGTGTACGACATGGGGGAAGGGTATCGTCATCCCGATCACCGGTTCGAATGGACCCGGGAAGAGTTCCAGACCTGGTGCCGGGAGATGGACCATGAAGAAGCGTATGATATCACCCATCAGGGAATCGGCGATTCTCATGACACCCACGGGCAGCCGACGCAGTTTGCCATTTTCACACGAAAGGAGGAAGCATGA
- a CDS encoding DUF1304 domain-containing protein: MEIIAIILVGIVAIEHLFIMILEMFFIRSKMAKRAFNLPEHLQGDPNVATMFANQGLYNGFLAAGLIWGLILGSTSTGYMVQLFFVICVVIAALFGGFTSNKGIIVKQGMPAILALIALIIVM; the protein is encoded by the coding sequence GTGGAAATCATAGCAATTATATTAGTAGGGATCGTGGCGATCGAGCATCTGTTCATCATGATCCTCGAAATGTTCTTTATCCGATCAAAGATGGCCAAACGGGCTTTCAATCTGCCGGAGCATCTCCAAGGGGATCCCAATGTGGCAACGATGTTCGCCAATCAGGGCCTGTACAATGGATTTCTTGCTGCAGGGCTTATCTGGGGATTAATTCTTGGAAGCACATCGACAGGCTATATGGTCCAACTGTTCTTTGTGATTTGCGTGGTGATCGCTGCGTTGTTTGGCGGGTTCACTTCCAATAAGGGGATCATTGTGAAACAGGGGATGCCAGCTATACTGGCGCTGATTGCTCTGATCATCGTGATGTAA